The Senegalia massiliensis genomic sequence AATCATTTAGAGATTTATTTTATCTTCTAATGGTAGGTTCTGGAGTAGGAGTAAGAGTGTTAAGAGATGACGTAAAGCTTTTACCAAAAGTAAGATCAAATTATGAACTTATAAATGAAGATTATACACCAATTCCTAAACATGAGAGAGAAGATAGCACAAGTCTTGAATTTTTCCACAATGATACTGCAAAAATTATTGTAGGAGATAGTAAAGAAGGATGGGTTCAATCTTTAGATTATTACTTTAAACTTATTTCAAGTAATGAATATAGAAATATAACTACAATAATAGTAAACTATGATAATGTAAGACCACAAGGAGAAAAACTTAAAACATTTGGTGGTACTGCTAGTGGACATCAAAGTCTTAAAAATATGTTCTCTAAAATAGATAAAGTTATAAACAAATTAGGAATTATATTTGGAGAGAAAAAGATAAAACTTAGACCAATTGATTGCTTAGATATAGCTAATATAATTGGAGAAAATGTAGTTGTTGGTGGTAAACTTTCATATGCTTCCAACTAAAAAAACTCTTTTAATTCATGGGAACTCCTTTTTAAAAGGACAATCATGAGCCAAGCCTATAAATTACTTCATCTCTATCACAAATCGGAGGTGAAAATGTGCCAGAAAAGAAATTTTATGTATATGAATGGTTTATAATTGATACATTTGAGATTTTTTATGTTGGAAAAGGTACAGAATTAAGAAGGTTTGAATTACACAATCGTAGTAAATACTTCATGAATATTTATAACAAATATAATTGTGCTGTTCGTCTTTATAAACAAAAGTTAACTAATGAAGAAGCTTGTAAAGAAGAAATAGAAAGAATAGCTGATTTAAAAGCTATAGGTCAAGCAAAGTGTAATTTTACTAATGGAGGTACAGGATTTGCCGAAGGTTTTTTAAATCCTACAGCACAAAATCCTCACTATGGGGATAAAAATGGTATGAGAACACAAAATATAGATTTTTCTGGTGAAAACAATCCTTTCTATGGTAAGAGACATAATGAAGAAACAAAAGAAAGAATTTCTAAGAATAGAAGGGGAAAAGGCGCTAGATTTGGAAAAGATAATCCTATGTATAAAAATGGAATTCTTATTGAAGGTGAAAAGAATGGGATGTTTGGCAAAAAAGGATTTAATCATCCAAATTCTAAAATGTATGAAATTACATATTCACCTGACAAAAAAGAAATTTTAACATACAAAGAATGTGAAAAAAAGTTTGGAATAGCTTTTTCAAGAATCTATATGAATGGTGGAATACTTAATTATAAAAAGAAAACGCCAAATTCAGTTTATGAAGGTTTAGAAATAAAGCGATTGAAGTAAATTATAGGAAGGTGCAACGACCATCGAAAGCATAGCTAAAAAGCTAATAAGCGAGTAGAGTAGGGCCAAGTGGTGGGTGAGAATCCCTTAAATCGAAACGGAGAGGGCAAAATTATTTTGTCAAGATATGGTCTGAACTATATGGTAACATATAGCAGTAGTTAATTCTACGGGGTATGTATAACGAACATACTTGAACATAATTGGTTAGAAGAACAGCAGAAATAGTATTAGTAGATCCAGAAGATAAAGAAGCAATAGATGCAAAAACAAATCTATATAAACAAATTGATGGTCAATGGATAGTTGATAAAGATATAATCCATAGACAAATGAGTAATAACTCAATATACTATAAGGAAAAACCAAGTCGTGAACGATTACATTGGCAATTAGAAAAAATGAGATATTCAGGAGAACCAGGTTGGGTAAATGAAGTAGCTGGTGCAAAGAGAAGACCAAATATGAATGGAGTTAATCCATGTGGAGAAATATTACTTGACTCTAGAGGATTATGTAATCTAACTACTATTAATGTATATTCATTTGTAGATAAAAATGGAAATCTTGATATAGAAGGATTAAAAGAAGCTCAAAGGTTATCTGCAAGAGCAGGTTATAGAATGACTTGTGTAGAATTAGAACTTCCAAAATGGGATAGAGTTCAACAAAGAGATAAGCTTATAGGTTGCTCCTTAACTGGATGGCAAGATATGGTTAATGCTACAAATATGGATAGTGATGAACAAGCAAGAATATTAAGGGAACTTAAAGATGCAGCTAAAGAAGCTTCAACAGAATATGCTGAAGATATAGGTGAAAATGTTCCATTACTTGTTACAACAGTAAAACCTGAAGGTACACTTAGTCAATTACCAACTGTTTCAAGTGGTGTACATTACTCACACTCTCCGTATTATATAAGACGTGTAAGAATAAATGCAGATGATCCACTTGTTAAGGTATGTGAAGAATTAGAATATCCAATACATCCAGAAGTAGGTCAAGATTATGATACATGTACTACTAAAGTTATAGAATTTCCTGTTAAATCTCCTGAAGGAAAAACTAAGTATGACGTATCTGCAATAGAACAACTAGAAAATTATAAACTATTTATGGAGAATTATGTAGAACATAACTGTTCAATAACTGTTCATGTAAGAGATTATGAATGGGATGAAGTTGAAGAGTGGGTATGGAATAATTGGGATGATGTAGTAGCTTTATCCTTCTTATCATTAGATGATAATTTCTATGAATTACTTCCATATGAAGCAATTGAAGAAGAAGAATATAATAGAAGAATGTCAGAAATGAAACCATTTGTTCCATCATTATTAAGCAAATATGAAAAAGAACAAACTGAATTTGATATTGGAGATGAAAGTTGTGATACTGGAGTATGTCCAATAAGGTAATGGAGGAATACAATTGAAGGTAAGAGGATTTGAATTAGTAGATGATGAATTTAGAGTTCATAAAGAAAAAGAAATAAATATTCCCTTAAGGGCTAGTACTGGTTCTGCAGGATATGATATATATACTCCTGAAAAATTTATTATTAAGCCTCAAGAGACCAAAATAATATGGACAGATATAAAGGCTTATATGTTAGACAATGAAGTGTTACAAGTGTATATAAGAAGTTCTATAGGTATTAAAAAAGGACTTGTATTAGCAAATGGCACTGGAATAATAGATAAAGACTATTATTCCAATCCATCTAATGATGGAAATATAGGAGTTGCTATTACTAATATTTCTAAAAAAACAGTAGAAATAAATCAAAATGAAAGAATAGCTCAAGGATTATTCATAAATTATCTTTTAACAGATAATGACAACACAAAAAACAAAAGAATTGGTGGAATAGGAAGTACTGGAAAATAAAAAATGGTCAATTTAACTTTGGTTAAATTGACCATTTTTTATTAAATAACTTCTGGATAGACACTTACTTTTTTCTTTTTTTTACCTAATCTTTCAAACTTAACTATACCATCTGATATTGCAAATAAAGTATCATCTTTTGCCCTTTTTACATTTACACCTGGATGAATCTTAGTGCCTCTTTGTCTTACTAATATATTTCCACTTAGCACAAACTGTCCATCTGCTCTTTTAGTGCCAAGTCTTTTAGATTCACTATCACGTCCATTTTTTGAACTACCACCAGCTTTTTTATGTGCAAAAAGTTGTAAATTCATTTGTAACATTAGAATACCTCCAATCTAATATAATATCTATATATTCGATAACATTTACTAAATGAAAATAATTATCACTAATATATATTA encodes the following:
- a CDS encoding NUMOD3 domain-containing DNA-binding protein, translated to MPEKKFYVYEWFIIDTFEIFYVGKGTELRRFELHNRSKYFMNIYNKYNCAVRLYKQKLTNEEACKEEIERIADLKAIGQAKCNFTNGGTGFAEGFLNPTAQNPHYGDKNGMRTQNIDFSGENNPFYGKRHNEETKERISKNRRGKGARFGKDNPMYKNGILIEGEKNGMFGKKGFNHPNSKMYEITYSPDKKEILTYKECEKKFGIAFSRIYMNGGILNYKKKTPNSVYEGLEIKRLK
- the rpmA gene encoding 50S ribosomal protein L27: MLQMNLQLFAHKKAGGSSKNGRDSESKRLGTKRADGQFVLSGNILVRQRGTKIHPGVNVKRAKDDTLFAISDGIVKFERLGKKKKKVSVYPEVI
- a CDS encoding dUTP diphosphatase (catalyzes the formation of dUMP from dUTP), whose product is MKVRGFELVDDEFRVHKEKEINIPLRASTGSAGYDIYTPEKFIIKPQETKIIWTDIKAYMLDNEVLQVYIRSSIGIKKGLVLANGTGIIDKDYYSNPSNDGNIGVAITNISKKTVEINQNERIAQGLFINYLLTDNDNTKNKRIGGIGSTGK